From the genome of Virgibacillus siamensis, one region includes:
- the pruA gene encoding L-glutamate gamma-semialdehyde dehydrogenase has product MVLPFKHEPFIDFTDEANSNDFKAALNQVHGELGKEYPLVINGEKIYTDDKLSSYNPSDKEQLVGKVSKATKEHVDQAMDAALEAFKTWRTWTATERADILYKAAAIVRRRKHEFSAWLVYDAGKPWNQADADIAEGIDFMEYYARKMVELEKGKEINDRPNEQNTYFYQAMGPGVTIPPWNFAFAIVAGTTVAPIVAGNPVLLKPSENTPVIAYKLVEVLEEAGLPTGVLSFVPGDPAEIGDYLVDHKDTHFINFTGSRATGTRIMERAAKVQEGQNFLKRVVAEMGGKDTIIVDKDADLDLAADSIVNSAFGFSGQKCSACSRAVIHKDVYDEVLEKSIALTKELITVGNPAEQNVYMGAVVNQKQFNKIKEYIEIGKNEGQLAYGGETDDSKGFFVHPTIFKDIDPKARIMQEEIFGPVVAFAKAANFDELLEIANNTEYGLTGAVISNNREHLNRARYDFHVGNLYFNRGCTAAIVGYHPFGGFKMSGTDSKAGGPDYLQHFVEAKMVSETY; this is encoded by the coding sequence TTGGTACTACCTTTCAAACACGAACCATTTATAGACTTTACAGATGAAGCAAATAGCAATGATTTTAAGGCTGCACTTAACCAAGTTCACGGGGAATTAGGCAAGGAATATCCTTTGGTTATCAATGGCGAGAAAATATATACCGATGATAAGCTTTCATCTTATAATCCTTCCGATAAGGAGCAATTGGTAGGGAAAGTATCCAAAGCTACAAAAGAGCATGTTGATCAGGCAATGGATGCGGCGCTTGAAGCATTTAAAACATGGCGCACATGGACTGCAACAGAGCGAGCAGATATTTTATATAAAGCTGCAGCGATTGTACGTCGCCGCAAACATGAATTTTCTGCATGGCTCGTATATGATGCAGGAAAGCCTTGGAATCAGGCGGATGCAGATATCGCAGAGGGAATTGACTTCATGGAATATTATGCACGCAAAATGGTTGAATTGGAAAAAGGGAAGGAAATAAACGACCGTCCAAATGAACAGAATACGTATTTCTATCAGGCGATGGGACCGGGCGTTACTATTCCGCCGTGGAACTTTGCATTTGCAATTGTTGCTGGTACTACCGTTGCACCAATTGTGGCAGGAAACCCTGTACTGCTAAAGCCATCTGAAAACACACCGGTTATCGCGTATAAATTGGTAGAAGTTCTGGAGGAAGCTGGCCTGCCAACAGGGGTACTCAGTTTTGTTCCCGGTGATCCTGCCGAAATTGGAGATTATCTGGTTGATCATAAAGATACGCACTTTATTAATTTTACCGGTTCCCGTGCAACCGGAACACGAATCATGGAACGTGCAGCAAAAGTCCAGGAAGGTCAGAATTTCCTTAAACGTGTCGTTGCGGAAATGGGTGGTAAAGATACAATCATCGTTGATAAAGATGCAGATCTCGACTTGGCAGCTGATTCCATTGTAAACTCTGCATTCGGTTTTTCCGGTCAAAAATGCTCTGCATGTTCAAGAGCAGTAATTCATAAAGATGTTTATGATGAAGTACTTGAAAAATCAATCGCATTGACAAAAGAACTGATTACGGTTGGGAATCCTGCAGAACAAAATGTTTATATGGGTGCTGTTGTCAATCAAAAACAATTTAATAAAATAAAAGAATATATCGAGATTGGAAAAAATGAAGGACAGCTTGCTTATGGCGGGGAAACAGATGATTCTAAAGGGTTTTTTGTCCATCCGACCATCTTCAAAGATATCGATCCAAAAGCACGAATTATGCAGGAGGAAATCTTTGGGCCGGTTGTTGCATTTGCGAAGGCTGCGAATTTTGATGAATTATTGGAAATTGCCAATAACACCGAATATGGTCTTACTGGTGCAGTGATTTCCAATAATCGTGAACATTTGAACAGAGCACGATATGATTTCCATGTCGGTAACTTGTACTTTAACCGAGGATGTACCGCTGCAATTGTCGGCTACCATCCATTTGGAGGATTTAAAATGTCCGGTACAGATTCAAAGGCTGGCGGACCGGATTATTTGCAACATTTCGTTGAAGCTAAAATGGTTTCAGAAACCTATTAA
- a CDS encoding proline dehydrogenase family protein, whose amino-acid sequence MANLTRDFFIGLSNNKLLNANAKKWGFRLGAEKFVAGTSIESVTEVVKGLNRNGISATLDNLGEFVSDKSEAAMAKDEVIRLLERIQKESLDCHLSVKLTKLGLDIDREFCIENMLEILNKASEYNIFINIDMEKYIHYEKTLDILHELRKTYSNVGTVIQSYLHRAKEDLEQLSEVRIRLVKGAYKESEDVAYQSKEDIDRNFIEMAKKRLLGNAFTSIATHDHNIINELKGFIQEHGINKDNFEFQMLYGFRTEMHYGLNEEGYNFCTYIPFGNDWFGYFMRRLAERPQNIKLVLKDVLYTKDNKLKKAPIAAVTIIASAIALLGVWNKRTDRG is encoded by the coding sequence ATGGCTAATCTAACACGAGATTTTTTCATCGGTTTATCAAATAATAAATTATTAAATGCAAATGCGAAAAAATGGGGTTTTCGATTAGGAGCGGAAAAATTTGTTGCCGGCACAAGTATTGAAAGTGTTACAGAAGTGGTAAAAGGATTGAACCGTAATGGCATAAGTGCAACACTTGATAACCTGGGTGAGTTTGTTTCCGATAAATCAGAAGCAGCTATGGCGAAAGATGAGGTTATTCGGCTTCTGGAAAGAATTCAGAAAGAAAGTTTGGATTGTCATCTTTCAGTAAAGTTAACAAAGCTTGGCCTGGATATCGATCGGGAATTCTGTATTGAAAACATGCTGGAGATTTTGAACAAGGCATCAGAATACAACATCTTCATCAACATCGATATGGAAAAATATATCCATTATGAAAAAACACTTGATATCTTACATGAACTGCGAAAAACATACAGCAATGTCGGTACAGTTATTCAGTCCTATCTTCATCGTGCAAAGGAAGATCTGGAACAGCTAAGTGAGGTAAGAATACGTTTGGTTAAAGGCGCTTATAAAGAAAGTGAAGATGTCGCATACCAGTCCAAAGAAGATATTGACCGCAATTTTATTGAAATGGCGAAAAAGCGCTTACTTGGGAACGCATTTACCTCCATTGCAACACATGATCATAATATTATCAATGAACTGAAAGGGTTTATTCAGGAACATGGGATAAACAAAGATAACTTTGAATTTCAGATGTTGTATGGTTTCCGCACAGAGATGCATTATGGGTTGAATGAGGAAGGTTATAATTTCTGCACGTACATTCCTTTTGGTAATGACTGGTTTGGGTATTTCATGCGCAGACTGGCAGAGCGGCCCCAAAATATAAAACTCGTTCTGAAAGATGTCCTTTATACAAAAGACAATAAACTAAAAAAAGCACCAATCGCAGCGGTGACAATTATCGCTTCAGCAATTGCACTTTTGGGTGTGTGGAATAAAAGGACTGACAGGGGATAG
- the putP gene encoding sodium/proline symporter PutP → MSENIYQLIAIIIYLVAMLVIGWYAYKRTSNLSDYMLGGRSLGPAVTALSAGASDMSGWLLMGLPGAIYVSGLVEVWMAIGLTVGAYLNWIFVAPRLRAYTQVSNDSITIPSFLDNRLKDNSRILRIISGIIILLYFTFYVSSGMVAGGVFFQSSFGLDYHTGLIICSSVVIAYTLFGGFLAVSYTDFVQGLIMFAALILVPLVGIFITGGPSETFESIRQVDPDLLSIFATATAAGVISNVAWGLGYFGQPHIIVRFMAIKSVKETKSARRIGIGWMALSLIGATFTALVGIAYFQQNPNASLTDPEAIFIDLGQVVFHPFIAGILLAAVLAAIMSTISSQLLVTSSALVEDIYKDLFNAKATEQRYVTLGRIAVLAVSIVAMIFAWQQNDTILGLVAFAWAGFGASFGPIILLSIYWRKITGIGALAGMIVGAVTVFVWGSSDLSGVLYEIVPGFVLNLLVTVVVSLMTYKENAEVEREFDETLQIIEEEK, encoded by the coding sequence ATGTCAGAAAATATTTATCAGCTAATAGCCATTATTATTTATTTAGTCGCAATGTTGGTAATTGGATGGTACGCGTACAAGCGTACCAGTAATTTATCGGATTATATGCTTGGCGGCCGTTCACTTGGTCCTGCAGTTACGGCGTTAAGTGCCGGGGCATCGGATATGTCAGGGTGGCTGTTGATGGGGCTTCCTGGTGCGATTTATGTGTCAGGGCTTGTGGAAGTCTGGATGGCTATCGGGTTAACAGTTGGTGCTTACCTGAACTGGATTTTTGTTGCACCACGGCTTCGGGCGTACACACAAGTTTCCAATGATTCAATTACAATCCCAAGCTTTTTGGATAATCGTTTAAAGGACAATTCAAGAATATTACGTATTATTTCCGGTATTATCATTTTACTATATTTTACGTTCTATGTTTCTTCCGGAATGGTAGCCGGTGGTGTGTTTTTCCAGAGCTCTTTCGGACTTGATTATCATACCGGTTTGATTATCTGTTCTTCAGTTGTTATAGCATATACACTTTTCGGAGGATTTCTTGCAGTTAGTTATACGGACTTTGTACAAGGCCTGATTATGTTCGCGGCACTTATTCTGGTACCGTTAGTCGGTATATTCATCACAGGAGGGCCATCTGAAACATTTGAATCGATACGTCAGGTTGATCCGGATTTACTTAGTATTTTTGCCACTGCAACAGCCGCGGGTGTTATTTCCAATGTAGCATGGGGACTTGGCTATTTCGGTCAACCTCATATTATCGTGCGTTTCATGGCCATTAAGTCAGTTAAAGAGACAAAATCAGCGAGACGCATCGGGATTGGCTGGATGGCTCTGAGTCTTATTGGAGCAACATTTACTGCTTTAGTTGGAATTGCCTATTTCCAGCAGAATCCAAATGCTTCGCTTACAGATCCTGAAGCAATCTTTATTGATTTAGGTCAGGTTGTTTTCCATCCGTTTATTGCGGGGATATTGCTTGCAGCAGTATTGGCAGCAATTATGAGTACAATATCTTCGCAATTGCTTGTCACTTCTTCCGCGTTGGTTGAAGATATTTATAAGGATTTATTCAATGCAAAGGCTACTGAACAAAGATATGTTACATTAGGACGTATCGCGGTATTGGCTGTCTCCATTGTTGCCATGATCTTCGCCTGGCAGCAAAATGATACAATCCTTGGATTAGTTGCATTTGCCTGGGCAGGATTTGGAGCATCATTTGGTCCGATTATTTTATTATCCATTTATTGGAGAAAAATTACCGGAATTGGTGCGCTTGCCGGGATGATTGTTGGTGCCGTAACAGTTTTTGTTTGGGGCAGCTCAGATCTTTCGGGGGTATTGTATGAGATTGTTCCCGGTTTCGTATTGAACTTGCTTGTCACAGTAGTTGTCAGCTTGATGACGTATAAAGAAAATGCCGAAGTGGAACGTGAATTTGATGAAACACTTCAAATCATTGAAGAAGAAAAATGA
- a CDS encoding helix-turn-helix domain-containing protein: MADLNDFSISLQEIKSLSPRVNQGIQLIMVISGELTVEMNSRYYALEEKDLLVINRNQLYQIKGSNHNRVLIVTITDQYMSQHYDAYSNNRFECYSREVDMGREKHVHTLQKLLAETLISYYRKDESYKIAIQSYISNILLILIRRFKHKASSLQRINTSDQRLAQIIHFMEENYSQPITLKSIAEKFYLSAGYLSRYFKQMTDIGFYRFLTKIRLEHAVKDLLYTSQPIGQIAMKNGFPNAKSFAKVFKEDYQVTPNTYRENHQKDKKDFVKIYDPIDASQTIQSRDIIRNLQTVLEGDTAESFNSMEWRLEEITIDVSQVPEQRIVRPEHNLSVGELREVLKEGVRSQLLMAKKDLGLSYVGIRRLIHGSTIIPPVETDEIIATTSPYYNADFALNFLQSHGLSLFVRVDYQEISEDEQHYFTELDLFLKHCLNVYGKSFMESWYFMFYEPYVTAVNERAMHRIYRKLYQTLKNRVPSINVGVFLPFSFKEKRTSKHHQWMMEKDVPMDFIGYEANQNGVIDFEELGDERFAFAGDYIKERTLRLKGYLRKHYKEKPLHLVSWNTLSGNTRYTNGTFFRGALVFKNALEIANEVKTIGFWINTEQHEKSGKNRDIRLEGMELYHYFSGKRPAYFAMQFLEHLNGDVIAAGETYIMTENESGYQLVLMNCNNVNPYYSTEETFLKKLNKTAYVTISNLDPGDYQIRKRVFDQDNGALYKKWWDLNSKYGMDKEVIEYIIQTSQPSLELFDETFDEEWSFYSYLTLNAIHFFDIRRAVK, from the coding sequence ATGGCGGATCTAAATGACTTTTCGATAAGTTTGCAGGAAATCAAATCACTGTCCCCAAGGGTTAATCAGGGGATTCAATTAATAATGGTAATTAGTGGAGAATTGACTGTTGAAATGAATAGCCGCTATTATGCGCTGGAAGAGAAAGACTTATTAGTTATTAATCGAAATCAATTGTATCAAATAAAGGGAAGTAACCATAATCGGGTGTTGATTGTCACGATTACGGATCAGTATATGAGTCAGCATTATGATGCCTATTCCAACAATCGATTTGAATGTTACTCGAGGGAAGTCGATATGGGGCGTGAAAAACACGTTCATACACTTCAAAAATTACTAGCCGAGACATTGATATCCTACTACCGAAAAGATGAGAGCTATAAAATCGCAATTCAGTCGTATATAAGTAATATTTTGCTTATTTTAATCCGGCGATTTAAACACAAAGCAAGCAGCTTGCAAAGAATCAACACAAGCGATCAGCGTTTAGCACAAATCATTCATTTCATGGAAGAGAATTATAGCCAGCCGATTACACTTAAAAGCATAGCGGAAAAGTTCTATTTGTCTGCAGGATATTTGTCCCGTTATTTTAAACAAATGACCGACATCGGATTTTATCGGTTTTTAACGAAAATTCGATTGGAACATGCTGTCAAAGATTTACTTTATACATCACAGCCGATCGGACAAATTGCAATGAAAAACGGATTTCCGAATGCTAAGTCTTTTGCAAAAGTATTCAAGGAGGATTATCAGGTCACACCGAATACTTATCGGGAAAACCACCAGAAGGATAAAAAAGATTTTGTGAAAATATACGATCCTATCGATGCTTCTCAAACGATACAATCACGTGATATTATCAGGAATTTGCAAACAGTTCTCGAAGGTGATACCGCAGAATCCTTTAACAGCATGGAGTGGCGTTTAGAGGAAATAACGATTGATGTATCACAGGTTCCCGAACAGAGAATAGTTCGTCCCGAGCACAACCTGTCTGTTGGGGAATTGCGGGAGGTTTTGAAGGAAGGCGTGCGATCACAGCTACTGATGGCAAAAAAGGACTTGGGTCTTTCATATGTTGGTATTCGCCGGCTGATTCACGGCTCTACCATTATCCCTCCAGTGGAAACAGATGAAATTATCGCGACGACCTCGCCTTATTATAATGCTGATTTTGCCTTGAACTTTTTGCAGTCACATGGACTTTCTTTGTTTGTTCGTGTTGATTATCAAGAAATATCCGAGGATGAACAGCACTATTTTACGGAACTTGATTTGTTTTTGAAACATTGTCTAAATGTATATGGGAAATCATTTATGGAATCATGGTATTTCATGTTTTATGAACCGTATGTAACAGCAGTAAACGAAAGGGCAATGCACCGGATTTACCGCAAGCTATACCAGACATTGAAAAATCGTGTTCCCTCTATAAATGTAGGGGTGTTTCTGCCTTTTTCATTTAAAGAAAAAAGGACAAGCAAGCATCACCAATGGATGATGGAAAAGGATGTGCCGATGGATTTCATCGGATATGAAGCCAATCAAAATGGGGTAATTGATTTTGAGGAACTTGGTGATGAACGTTTTGCCTTTGCAGGAGATTATATTAAGGAACGGACGTTACGATTAAAAGGATACTTAAGGAAACATTACAAAGAAAAACCACTTCATCTTGTAAGCTGGAACACGTTATCGGGAAACACCAGATATACAAATGGAACGTTTTTTCGCGGTGCATTAGTTTTTAAAAATGCACTGGAAATTGCCAATGAGGTAAAAACAATTGGTTTTTGGATTAACACGGAACAGCATGAAAAAAGCGGAAAGAATCGGGATATTCGCTTAGAAGGTATGGAATTATATCATTACTTCAGTGGAAAAAGGCCCGCATACTTCGCCATGCAATTTTTGGAACATCTGAACGGCGACGTTATTGCAGCAGGAGAAACTTATATCATGACGGAAAATGAGTCGGGTTATCAGCTTGTTTTGATGAATTGTAATAATGTGAATCCATACTATTCAACAGAAGAAACATTTTTGAAAAAGTTAAATAAGACTGCTTATGTTACAATTTCAAATCTCGACCCCGGTGATTATCAAATACGAAAACGTGTCTTTGACCAGGATAATGGTGCATTGTACAAGAAATGGTGGGATTTAAATAGTAAGTACGGAATGGATAAAGAAGTGATTGAGTATATTATTCAAACCAGTCAGCCATCATTGGAGTTGTTTGATGAGACCTTTGATGAAGAATGGTCCTTTTACTCTTATTTAACGCTTAATGCGATTCATTTTTTTGATATTCGCAGAGCGGTAAAATAA
- a CDS encoding MFS transporter, giving the protein MEAANYKGTNKMITGIVFGVITFWLFAQAMVNIVPAVQQDLGVDLGVLNIAISLTSLFSGLFIVVAGGLADRIGRKKITYIGLILSVIGSLLLVMAQGAALLIIGRVLQGLSAAAVMPATIALMKAYFEGAERQRALSFWSIGSWGGSGITSFAGGAIATYMGWKWIFIFSIVFALLAMWLIKDVPESKAKTTGKFKFDFGGLGIFIVTMLAINILITQGSNMGWTSLLTLLTAAVAVVGVFAFIKYEGKRSSALIDFKLFKNKAYTGATISNFLLNAVAGTLIVANTYVQVGRGFSAFQSGLLSIGYLVAVLAMIRVGEKLMQKTGEKKPIWGSTITLIGVALMGLTFLPDILYTVFVFVGFILFGLGLGMYATPSTDTAVSAAPDDKVGEASGIYKMASSLGNAFGIAISATVYSTVAMVSTVHISATAGIVTNVIFAALSLISILVLVPGKVAGKKTTKAEQTA; this is encoded by the coding sequence ATGGAAGCGGCAAATTATAAAGGTACAAATAAAATGATTACAGGTATTGTATTTGGTGTCATTACATTTTGGTTATTTGCTCAGGCAATGGTAAACATTGTGCCGGCAGTTCAGCAGGACTTAGGTGTTGATTTAGGTGTATTGAATATAGCAATCAGCTTGACTTCACTATTTTCCGGATTGTTTATCGTTGTTGCAGGTGGATTGGCAGATAGAATTGGCAGAAAGAAAATCACGTATATCGGTTTAATATTAAGTGTTATCGGTTCATTATTACTCGTAATGGCCCAAGGAGCTGCACTATTGATTATCGGAAGGGTTCTTCAGGGACTTTCTGCAGCAGCTGTTATGCCAGCGACAATCGCATTGATGAAGGCATATTTTGAAGGTGCGGAAAGACAAAGGGCACTTAGTTTTTGGTCCATCGGTTCATGGGGTGGATCAGGTATTACATCGTTTGCTGGCGGTGCTATTGCCACGTACATGGGATGGAAATGGATCTTCATTTTTTCCATTGTCTTCGCTCTGCTTGCCATGTGGCTTATAAAAGATGTACCTGAGAGTAAAGCCAAAACAACCGGTAAGTTTAAATTTGATTTTGGCGGATTGGGAATTTTTATTGTGACGATGCTTGCAATTAATATACTGATTACTCAGGGTTCAAACATGGGCTGGACAAGCCTTCTGACATTATTAACAGCAGCAGTGGCGGTTGTGGGAGTCTTTGCATTTATTAAATATGAAGGAAAAAGAAGCAGTGCTTTAATTGATTTCAAGTTGTTTAAAAATAAAGCATATACAGGAGCAACCATTTCTAATTTCTTATTGAACGCTGTTGCAGGTACATTGATTGTAGCAAATACGTACGTACAGGTAGGGCGTGGCTTTAGCGCATTTCAGTCTGGTTTGCTTTCCATTGGCTATCTTGTTGCTGTCCTTGCTATGATACGTGTAGGAGAAAAATTGATGCAAAAGACCGGCGAGAAAAAACCAATATGGGGATCAACAATTACTTTAATAGGTGTAGCATTGATGGGATTAACATTTCTTCCTGATATACTTTATACAGTATTTGTCTTTGTCGGATTCATTTTATTCGGTTTAGGACTTGGCATGTATGCAACACCGTCAACGGATACAGCTGTTTCCGCAGCACCGGATGATAAAGTTGGGGAAGCTTCGGGTATATATAAAATGGCAAGTTCTTTAGGAAATGCATTTGGTATCGCAATTTCTGCAACGGTATACAGCACGGTTGCAATGGTAAGTACAGTTCATATATCTGCAACAGCCGGAATTGTTACCAATGTCATTTTTGCCGCCCTTTCCTTAATCTCGATTCTTGTACTTGTTCCAGGTAAAGTCGCTGGTAAGAAAACAACAAAAGCCGAACAAACAGCGTAA